The Pseudolabrys sp. FHR47 genome contains a region encoding:
- a CDS encoding feruloyl-CoA synthase, translating to MPAPNHQVRSSSAPLRAVNLGALDALVDRKADGTLYIRSRQALEDYHDTIGQPLEHWARVAPDRVYLAQRDADGHWRKLTYAETLDKVKRIGAALLRRGLSKDRPIVILSGNDIEHALLGLAAMMVGIPYAPISPAYSLMSSDFGKLRMIVELLTPGMVFAADGMAFGKALYATVPDDIELVVTRNPLGDRSVTMFADLIGDEDTRGVDAAHAQVGPDSIAKFLFTSGSTGTPKGVINTHRMLNSNQAMLRGNLPFVKDEPPVIVDWLPWSHTFGSNHNFNLVLVNGGSFYIDDGNPTPPGVPKTARNLRDIAPTIYFNVPKGFEALIPHFRADDTLRRNFFSRLNVLFYAGAGLNQVTYDEMNEIAVETTGERVIFISSLGSTETAPAALACTWDFGRPGNIGLPCPGVELKLVPNEGKLEARLRGPHITPGYWRQDHHTQGAFDEEGFYKLGDALKFADPQDPDKGLLFDGRIAEDYKLSTGTWVSVGPLRGRFIDHFAPYVRDVVLAGADRDFISALVFPDIEACRKLAGLGPEATSVEIVAAPTVRLLFAERLFGLAAEAKGSSTRVERIILMAEPPSMDKGEATDKGSINQRAVLATRATLVDELYADTPSPNVIRSDS from the coding sequence ATGCCGGCACCGAACCATCAGGTCCGATCTTCGTCCGCGCCATTGCGCGCCGTCAATCTCGGCGCGCTCGACGCGCTCGTCGACCGCAAGGCCGATGGCACTCTGTATATCCGCAGCCGGCAGGCGCTGGAGGATTATCACGACACGATCGGCCAGCCGCTCGAGCATTGGGCCAGAGTCGCGCCCGATCGCGTTTATCTGGCGCAGCGCGATGCCGACGGACACTGGCGCAAGCTCACCTATGCCGAGACGCTCGACAAGGTGAAGCGCATCGGCGCGGCTTTGCTGCGCCGCGGACTGTCGAAGGATCGGCCGATCGTCATTCTCTCCGGCAACGACATCGAGCATGCGTTGCTTGGCCTCGCTGCCATGATGGTCGGCATTCCCTATGCGCCGATTTCGCCGGCCTATTCACTGATGTCGAGCGACTTCGGCAAATTGCGCATGATCGTCGAATTGCTGACGCCGGGCATGGTGTTTGCAGCCGACGGCATGGCGTTCGGAAAAGCGCTTTACGCTACCGTGCCAGACGACATCGAACTCGTCGTCACCCGCAATCCGCTCGGCGATCGGTCGGTGACGATGTTCGCCGATCTGATCGGCGACGAGGACACGCGCGGCGTCGATGCGGCGCATGCGCAAGTTGGGCCGGACTCGATCGCCAAGTTCCTGTTCACGTCGGGGTCGACCGGCACGCCGAAGGGGGTGATCAACACCCACCGCATGCTCAATTCCAATCAGGCCATGCTGCGCGGCAACCTGCCTTTCGTGAAGGATGAGCCGCCCGTCATCGTCGACTGGCTACCGTGGAGCCACACTTTCGGCTCCAACCACAACTTCAATCTGGTGCTGGTGAATGGCGGCTCGTTCTACATCGACGACGGCAATCCGACGCCACCGGGCGTGCCGAAGACAGCGCGCAATCTGCGCGATATCGCGCCGACCATCTATTTCAACGTGCCCAAGGGCTTCGAGGCACTGATCCCTCACTTCCGCGCCGACGACACGCTGCGCCGTAACTTCTTCAGCCGGCTCAACGTCCTGTTCTATGCCGGCGCCGGGCTCAATCAGGTGACCTATGACGAGATGAACGAGATCGCGGTCGAAACCACTGGCGAGCGCGTGATCTTCATTTCCTCGCTCGGTTCGACCGAGACCGCGCCGGCGGCGCTTGCCTGCACCTGGGATTTCGGCCGTCCCGGCAATATCGGGCTGCCCTGCCCCGGCGTCGAACTCAAGCTGGTGCCGAACGAAGGCAAACTCGAAGCGCGCTTGCGCGGCCCGCACATCACACCCGGCTATTGGCGGCAGGACCACCACACCCAAGGCGCCTTCGACGAGGAAGGCTTTTACAAGCTCGGCGACGCGCTCAAGTTCGCCGACCCCCAGGACCCCGACAAAGGTTTGCTGTTCGACGGCCGCATTGCCGAGGACTACAAGCTCTCGACCGGCACCTGGGTCAGCGTCGGGCCGCTGCGCGGCCGCTTCATCGATCACTTCGCGCCTTATGTACGCGATGTGGTGCTGGCCGGCGCCGATCGCGATTTCATCAGCGCTCTGGTGTTTCCCGACATCGAGGCCTGCCGCAAGCTCGCCGGTCTCGGCCCCGAGGCGACATCGGTCGAGATCGTCGCCGCACCGACCGTGCGCCTGCTGTTCGCCGAGCGGCTGTTCGGGCTGGCGGCGGAGGCCAAAGGCTCGTCGACGCGCGTGGAGCGCATTATCTTGATGGCCGAGCCGCCGTCGATGGACAAAGGCGAGGCGACCGACAAGGGCTCGATCAACCAGCGCGCCGTCCTGGCGACCCGCGCGACTTTGGTGGACGAACTCTATGCCGACACGCCGTCGCCAAATGTGATCCGGAGCGACAGTTGA
- a CDS encoding thiolase family protein — protein sequence MTDKPAGIGATYDDAWLIDGARTPFVDYNGALAPISPIDLGIKAAREAIKKSGVSAKDVGTVIAGSMAQASFDAYMLPRHVGLYAGVPQETPAHLVQRVCGTGIEVIAQASDATSLKRADLALCVGAESMSRNPVASYTSRGGFRMGQVEFKDFLWEALMDPGVNCTMGDTAENLAKQYQITRAEVDAYASRSFERAVKAAEFRAGEISAVTTEKFEVEGMNARGIRVKEDVTSDTHVRPSSVEQLAKIKPAFGGVQTGGNSSAIVDGAAAVLVSSKAYAEKNGKKTLARIIASAAVGVPPEIMGIGPVPAIKAVIERAGLKLEDIGRFEINEAFGAQVMACARALGLDEDKLNVNGGAIAIGHPLGATGIRLTLTLARELKRSGLRYGISSACIGGGQGIALLIENPDAKH from the coding sequence GTGACCGACAAACCCGCCGGTATCGGCGCCACCTATGACGACGCCTGGCTGATCGACGGCGCGCGCACGCCCTTCGTCGACTATAACGGCGCGCTGGCGCCAATTTCACCGATCGACCTCGGCATCAAGGCCGCGCGCGAGGCCATCAAGAAATCCGGCGTGTCGGCCAAGGATGTGGGCACCGTGATCGCCGGCTCGATGGCGCAGGCCTCGTTCGATGCCTACATGCTGCCGCGCCATGTCGGGCTTTATGCCGGCGTGCCACAGGAAACGCCGGCGCATCTGGTGCAGCGCGTTTGCGGTACCGGCATTGAAGTGATCGCGCAAGCTTCCGACGCCACCTCGCTCAAGCGCGCCGATCTCGCTCTGTGCGTCGGCGCCGAGTCGATGAGCCGCAATCCGGTCGCGTCCTACACCAGCCGCGGCGGTTTCCGCATGGGACAGGTCGAGTTCAAGGACTTCCTGTGGGAAGCGCTGATGGATCCCGGCGTCAACTGCACCATGGGCGACACCGCGGAGAATCTCGCCAAGCAATATCAGATCACGCGCGCCGAAGTGGACGCCTATGCCTCGCGCTCGTTCGAGCGCGCCGTGAAGGCCGCCGAATTCCGCGCCGGTGAAATCTCAGCCGTGACGACCGAGAAGTTCGAAGTCGAGGGCATGAATGCGCGCGGCATCCGCGTGAAAGAAGACGTGACCAGCGACACGCATGTGCGTCCCTCGTCCGTCGAGCAACTGGCCAAGATCAAACCGGCCTTCGGCGGCGTGCAGACCGGCGGCAATTCCTCGGCCATCGTCGATGGCGCGGCAGCCGTGCTAGTGTCGTCCAAGGCCTATGCCGAAAAGAACGGCAAGAAGACGCTGGCGCGCATCATCGCCAGCGCCGCCGTCGGTGTGCCACCGGAGATCATGGGCATCGGTCCGGTGCCGGCGATCAAGGCCGTGATCGAACGCGCCGGCCTCAAGCTCGAGGACATCGGCCGCTTCGAGATCAACGAGGCCTTCGGCGCGCAGGTGATGGCCTGCGCCCGCGCGCTCGGGCTCGACGAGGACAAGCTCAACGTCAATGGCGGCGCCATCGCCATCGGCCACCCGCTGGGCGCCACCGGTATCCGCCTGACCCTGACTTTGGCGCGTGAGTTGAAGCGCAGCGGCCTGCGTTATGGTATCTCCTCGGCCTGCATCGGCGGCGGCCAGGGCATTGCGCTGCTGATCGAGAACCCGGACGCGAAGCACTAA
- a CDS encoding SDR family NAD(P)-dependent oxidoreductase, which produces MDIKGQAAIVTGGASGLGAATARVLAKAGAKVAVFDLNEKAANDVANEIGGIAIACDVASDTGAKAAIDAAATVHGPARVLVNCAGIGPAKRIVGKDGPMPLADYERVIRVNLIGSFNMMRLVAANMQAAEPLAGGERGVIISTASVAAFEGQIGQSAYASSKGAVAALTLPAAREFAQFGIRVCAIAPGIFSTPMLKGLPQETQDSLGASVPFPKRLGEPEEYAKLALHIVENGYLNGEVIRIDGALRMAPR; this is translated from the coding sequence ATGGACATTAAGGGACAGGCCGCGATCGTCACCGGCGGCGCATCGGGTTTGGGCGCCGCGACCGCGCGCGTGCTGGCCAAGGCCGGCGCCAAGGTCGCCGTGTTCGATCTCAACGAAAAGGCGGCCAATGACGTCGCCAACGAGATCGGCGGCATCGCCATTGCCTGCGACGTCGCGTCCGACACCGGCGCCAAGGCCGCGATCGATGCCGCTGCGACTGTCCATGGCCCGGCGCGCGTGCTGGTCAATTGCGCGGGCATCGGCCCGGCCAAGCGCATCGTCGGCAAAGACGGCCCGATGCCGCTCGCCGACTATGAGCGCGTTATTCGCGTCAATCTGATCGGCTCTTTCAACATGATGCGGCTGGTCGCCGCCAACATGCAGGCGGCCGAGCCGCTCGCAGGTGGCGAGCGCGGCGTCATTATTTCCACGGCGTCGGTCGCGGCCTTCGAGGGCCAGATCGGCCAGTCCGCCTATGCCTCGTCCAAGGGCGCCGTCGCGGCGCTGACGCTGCCGGCGGCGCGCGAATTCGCGCAGTTCGGCATCCGCGTCTGCGCTATCGCGCCGGGCATTTTCTCAACGCCGATGCTCAAGGGCCTGCCGCAGGAAACGCAGGATTCGCTCGGCGCCTCGGTGCCGTTCCCCAAGCGTCTCGGCGAGCCGGAAGAATACGCCAAGCTCGCGCTGCACATCGTCGAGAACGGCTATCTCAACGGCGAAGTCATCCGCATCGACGGCGCGCTGCGCATGGCGCCGCGCTGA
- a CDS encoding crotonase/enoyl-CoA hydratase family protein, with translation MNSNRVSFADLPPSLAAERQGPIAILKLNRPHKRNAIDDDTVIGIDAFFSALPDDVRSVVIAGEGEHFCAGLDLSELQERNIHEGISHSALWHRAFEKIQFGKVPVVAVLHGAVVGGGLELASSAHIRVAERSTYYGLPEGSRGIYVGGGGSVRIPRLIGVARMMDMMLTGRTYSAEDGQTMGLSTYLTEPGQGLAKGIELAQRIATNTPMTNFAITHALPRIAEAAPATGFAMESLISSIAQADPEAKNRLTAFLEGRAGKVKRPD, from the coding sequence GTGAACTCCAACCGCGTGTCCTTCGCCGACCTGCCGCCGTCGCTCGCCGCCGAGCGGCAAGGTCCGATTGCGATTCTCAAGCTCAACCGCCCGCACAAGCGCAATGCGATCGACGACGACACGGTCATCGGCATCGATGCGTTCTTCTCGGCCCTGCCCGATGACGTTCGCTCCGTCGTGATCGCCGGCGAAGGCGAGCATTTCTGCGCCGGTCTCGATTTGTCGGAGTTGCAGGAACGCAACATCCACGAAGGCATCTCACACTCCGCGCTGTGGCATCGCGCCTTCGAGAAGATCCAGTTCGGCAAAGTGCCGGTGGTCGCCGTGCTGCATGGTGCCGTGGTCGGTGGCGGCCTCGAACTCGCTTCATCGGCGCATATCCGCGTTGCCGAGCGCTCGACCTATTACGGCCTGCCCGAGGGCAGCCGCGGCATCTATGTCGGCGGCGGCGGCTCGGTGCGCATTCCGCGTCTGATCGGCGTTGCCCGCATGATGGACATGATGCTGACCGGCCGCACCTATTCGGCGGAAGACGGCCAGACCATGGGCCTCTCAACCTATCTGACCGAACCCGGCCAAGGCCTCGCCAAAGGCATCGAACTGGCGCAGCGCATCGCTACCAACACGCCGATGACGAATTTCGCCATCACCCATGCGCTGCCGCGTATCGCCGAGGCAGCGCCGGCCACCGGTTTCGCCATGGAATCGCTGATCTCGTCGATCGCGCAGGCCGATCCGGAAGCGAAGAACCGCCTGACGGCCTTCCTCGAAGGCCGCGCGGGGAAGGTCAAACGACCGGATTGA
- a CDS encoding NAD(P)/FAD-dependent oxidoreductase: MTTRKPVVIAGAGPTGLMCALALRAQDIPVVLLEAEEALTHDLRAGSFHPPTLEMMAPYGITERMHETGIKVRHWQVRNRPGDLVAEFDLDLLSDVTPYPYRLHLEQHRLTPIQLDLLKQEGGAEIHFGHAVTGYTQTDDGVTVETSGPSGDRRFEASWLIGADGGRSVVRKGLAIDFEGFTWPELFVVVSTSYDFAQHGFAYNCYIADPVEWGALFKVPDVGPPGLWRLAYPVNPEESDEVLLSPARVEAALQRLVPKRGVYDILYKSTYRVHQRVASSFRVGRVLLAGDAAHLNNPLGGFGLNSGIHDAINLCDKLAAHWRGEGGEYLLDLYSRQRRFATIEQVQTMSIRNKRMMEERDPAVQRQHLEEMIAVANDPAKARAHLLNTSMILGLRRANEMI, translated from the coding sequence ATGACGACACGCAAGCCGGTGGTCATCGCCGGCGCCGGCCCCACCGGCCTGATGTGCGCGCTGGCCTTGCGCGCGCAGGATATCCCAGTCGTATTGCTGGAAGCCGAGGAGGCGCTGACGCACGACCTGCGCGCCGGCTCGTTCCATCCACCGACGCTCGAAATGATGGCGCCCTACGGCATCACCGAGCGGATGCACGAGACCGGCATCAAGGTCCGCCATTGGCAGGTTCGCAACCGGCCGGGGGACCTGGTCGCCGAGTTCGACCTCGATCTTCTTTCCGATGTCACGCCCTATCCCTATCGCCTGCATCTCGAGCAGCACCGGCTGACGCCGATCCAACTTGACTTGCTGAAGCAGGAAGGCGGCGCCGAGATTCATTTCGGCCACGCCGTGACCGGCTATACGCAAACGGACGACGGCGTCACGGTGGAGACCAGCGGCCCGTCCGGTGATCGCCGCTTCGAAGCGTCATGGCTGATCGGCGCCGATGGCGGCCGCAGCGTGGTGCGCAAGGGTCTGGCCATCGACTTCGAGGGCTTCACCTGGCCGGAACTGTTCGTCGTCGTCTCGACGTCCTACGACTTCGCGCAACACGGCTTTGCCTATAACTGCTATATCGCCGATCCCGTTGAATGGGGTGCGCTGTTCAAGGTGCCCGATGTAGGCCCGCCGGGCCTGTGGCGGCTCGCTTATCCAGTCAACCCGGAGGAAAGCGACGAGGTGTTGCTGTCGCCCGCGCGCGTTGAGGCGGCTTTGCAACGGCTAGTGCCGAAACGGGGCGTCTACGACATCCTCTATAAAAGCACCTACCGGGTGCACCAACGCGTCGCCTCGTCGTTTCGCGTCGGCCGCGTGCTGCTGGCGGGCGACGCCGCGCATCTCAACAACCCGCTCGGCGGCTTCGGCCTCAACAGCGGCATCCACGATGCCATCAATCTGTGCGACAAGCTCGCCGCCCACTGGCGCGGCGAAGGGGGCGAATATCTGCTCGACCTCTATTCGCGGCAGCGCCGCTTCGCCACCATCGAGCAGGTGCAGACCATGTCCATCCGTAACAAGCGGATGATGGAAGAGCGCGATCCCGCCGTGCAGCGCCAGCACCTTGAGGAAATGATCGCGGTGGCGAATGACCCGGCCAAGGCACGGGCGCATCTCCTGAACACCTCGATGATCCTGGGCCTCAGGCGGGCCAATGAGATGATTTAG
- a CDS encoding thioesterase family protein: MAYTNTRNLRIEWGDCDPAGIIFYPNYFRIFDHSIEMLFESALGITKYEMFDKLEFAGWPLLKTQARFLKPTRFGDDCLVASTITFGRTSFEVSHTITLKGETCVEANEKRVWTVRDAGGQLKSHPIPDAVLAKFE, encoded by the coding sequence ATGGCCTACACCAACACGCGAAACCTGCGCATCGAATGGGGCGACTGCGACCCCGCCGGGATCATCTTCTATCCCAATTATTTCCGCATCTTCGACCACTCGATCGAAATGCTGTTCGAGTCGGCGCTCGGCATCACCAAATACGAGATGTTCGACAAGCTGGAATTCGCCGGCTGGCCGCTGCTCAAGACGCAGGCCCGGTTCCTCAAGCCGACCCGCTTCGGCGACGATTGTCTGGTCGCCAGCACCATCACCTTCGGCCGCACCTCGTTCGAAGTGAGCCATACGATCACGCTGAAGGGCGAGACCTGTGTCGAGGCCAACGAGAAGCGAGTCTGGACGGTGCGGGACGCCGGTGGGCAGCTCAAGTCCCATCCCATTCCCGACGCGGTGCTGGCCAAGTTCGAGTAA
- a CDS encoding feruloyl-CoA synthase → MTVTAEPLQQPATRAVRLGPQAVDIERRVDGTMILRSPEPLAPYPNKLTERLEYWAKHAPDRVFMAQRNGKADGWRTITYAQALDHARRIGTALLKHNLSAERPIVILSGNDLEHAMLGLAAIYIGVPYAPISPAYSLVSQDFARLKSIFELITPGLVFAADGKAFARAIDTIVPKDVPVVVTRNPVEGRTTLFSDLLAAPTAAVDAAHDKVGPDTIAKFLFTSGSTGTPKCVINTQRMWCANQVMLRQALAYFQDEPPVILDWAPWHHTAGGNHDVGLVLYNGGTFYIDEGKPLPGAIDETVRNLRDIASTWYFTVPKGYEALLPYLRADADLRRMFFSKVKVLWFAGAGLAQHVFDEINALAVETCGERVQFLTGFGSTETAPCALARTFYHPNSTNMGLPVPGLELKLVPVEGKLEARVRGPNITPGYWRQPQYTSNAFDEEGFYKLGDTFKFADPDHPEQGLLFDGRIAEDFKLSSGTWVNVGPLRAQFIDAFKPFVRDVVFAGLDRDYLAALVFPDVEACRRILHRAPDTPADQIVQHYDVQQHFATMLAQMAAASTGSSNRVQRIMLMTEPPSMDLGEMTDKGSINQRTVLKNRAALVEELYADAVSPRVIRL, encoded by the coding sequence ATGACCGTGACCGCTGAACCGTTGCAGCAGCCTGCCACCCGCGCGGTGAGGCTCGGCCCGCAGGCCGTCGATATCGAACGTCGCGTCGACGGCACGATGATCCTGCGCTCGCCGGAGCCGCTCGCGCCCTATCCGAACAAGCTGACCGAGCGGCTGGAATACTGGGCCAAGCATGCGCCGGATCGCGTCTTCATGGCGCAGCGAAACGGCAAGGCCGACGGCTGGCGCACCATCACCTACGCGCAGGCGCTCGATCATGCCCGCCGCATCGGTACGGCGCTGCTCAAGCACAATCTGTCCGCCGAGCGGCCGATCGTCATCCTCTCCGGCAACGATCTCGAACATGCCATGCTCGGCCTCGCCGCCATCTACATCGGCGTGCCCTACGCGCCGATCTCGCCGGCCTATTCGCTGGTGAGCCAGGACTTCGCGCGGCTGAAATCGATCTTCGAACTGATCACGCCCGGCCTCGTCTTCGCCGCCGACGGCAAGGCCTTCGCGCGCGCCATCGACACCATCGTGCCGAAGGATGTGCCGGTGGTCGTGACGCGCAATCCGGTCGAGGGCCGCACGACTTTGTTCTCCGACCTCTTGGCCGCGCCGACCGCCGCGGTCGATGCCGCGCACGACAAGGTCGGCCCCGACACTATCGCCAAGTTCCTGTTCACCTCAGGCTCCACCGGCACGCCGAAATGCGTGATCAACACCCAGCGCATGTGGTGCGCCAACCAGGTGATGCTGCGCCAGGCGCTCGCCTATTTCCAGGACGAGCCGCCGGTCATCCTCGACTGGGCGCCGTGGCATCACACCGCCGGCGGCAACCACGACGTCGGTCTCGTTCTCTATAACGGCGGCACCTTCTATATCGACGAAGGCAAGCCGCTGCCTGGCGCCATCGACGAGACGGTGCGCAATCTGCGCGACATCGCCTCGACCTGGTACTTCACCGTGCCCAAGGGTTACGAGGCGCTGCTGCCTTATCTGCGCGCCGACGCGGACCTGCGCCGCATGTTCTTCTCGAAGGTGAAGGTGCTGTGGTTCGCCGGCGCAGGCCTCGCGCAGCACGTTTTTGACGAGATCAATGCGCTGGCGGTAGAGACCTGCGGCGAGCGCGTGCAGTTCCTGACCGGCTTCGGCTCGACCGAGACCGCGCCCTGCGCGCTGGCGCGGACCTTCTATCATCCCAACTCAACCAATATGGGCCTGCCCGTCCCCGGCCTCGAGCTCAAGCTGGTGCCGGTCGAAGGCAAGCTGGAAGCGCGCGTACGCGGGCCCAACATCACGCCGGGCTACTGGCGGCAGCCGCAATACACCAGTAATGCCTTCGATGAAGAAGGCTTCTACAAGCTTGGCGACACCTTCAAGTTCGCCGATCCCGATCATCCGGAGCAGGGCCTGTTGTTCGACGGTCGCATCGCCGAGGACTTCAAACTGTCGTCCGGCACCTGGGTCAATGTCGGACCGCTGCGCGCGCAGTTCATCGACGCCTTCAAGCCTTTCGTGCGCGACGTCGTGTTTGCCGGGCTGGACCGCGATTATCTCGCCGCGCTGGTGTTTCCCGACGTCGAAGCCTGCCGCAGGATTCTGCACCGTGCGCCGGATACGCCGGCCGACCAGATTGTGCAGCATTACGACGTGCAACAGCACTTCGCGACCATGCTGGCACAAATGGCGGCCGCCTCGACCGGCTCGTCGAACCGCGTTCAGCGCATCATGCTCATGACCGAGCCGCCGTCGATGGATCTCGGCGAAATGACCGACAAGGGCTCGATCAACCAGCGCACCGTGCTCAAGAACCGCGCCGCGCTGGTCGAAGAACTATATGCCGACGCGGTGTCGCCGCGCGTAATCCGCTTGTAA
- a CDS encoding class I SAM-dependent methyltransferase has product MSDADRIVDLYERKAHDWAADRRRQPHFFEQGWLDRFLSLAPEGSAILDIGCGFGRPIAAYLIPQDRAVTGVDSSPTMIELCRRDFPDQDWRVTDMRTLDLGHRFGGILAWDSFFHLAHDDQRRMFPLFAAHALPGAPLMFTSGSEHGEAIGNLHGEPLYHASLAPDEYRALLAANGFAVLDACMHDPDCGGHTIWLARRAEHR; this is encoded by the coding sequence ATGAGTGACGCCGACCGCATCGTCGATCTCTACGAGCGCAAGGCGCATGACTGGGCCGCCGACCGGCGGCGACAGCCGCACTTCTTCGAGCAAGGCTGGCTCGATCGTTTCCTGAGTCTTGCGCCGGAAGGCAGCGCCATCCTCGATATCGGCTGCGGCTTCGGCCGTCCCATCGCGGCCTATCTGATTCCGCAGGACCGCGCCGTCACCGGCGTCGATTCATCGCCCACCATGATTGAATTGTGCCGGCGGGACTTTCCCGATCAGGACTGGCGCGTTACCGACATGCGGACGCTCGACCTCGGCCATCGCTTCGGCGGCATCCTCGCCTGGGACTCGTTCTTTCACCTTGCTCATGACGATCAGAGGCGCATGTTCCCACTCTTCGCCGCGCATGCCTTACCGGGCGCACCCTTGATGTTCACCAGCGGCTCCGAACACGGCGAAGCCATCGGCAATCTCCACGGCGAGCCGCTCTATCACGCCAGTCTCGCCCCGGACGAGTATCGGGCGCTGCTCGCGGCCAACGGCTTTGCCGTGCTGGATGCCTGCATGCACGATCCGGACTGCGGCGGCCACACCATCTGGCTGGCGCGGCGAGCCGAACACCGCTAA
- a CDS encoding amidohydrolase family protein — translation MRIDAWNHFLPSRFFKVLIDSGLPDIGKRMREVPCIHDLDIRKKVVDTFPDYAQILSHGMPPLEMLAKGDGAKVEEYARLINDEFAEIIEKDRDHFPGWVAQGALGAPDAGVAEARRAIKNGALGVQIYTNVAGVPLDDPKFEPFFAEMEKLDKPIWMHPSRGANFPDYASEKTSKYEIWWAFGWSYETAAAMARLVFSKIMDKYPKLKVISHHFGGIVPMVEGRIGPGWDQLGSRTSGEDLGKLLGELKHRPLDYFKHRFYADTATFSSRAGVDIGLSFFDHDKIVFASDCPFDPEKGTMYTRDAIKFMDEVDLPKATKEAIWHGNLERMTGTKLVK, via the coding sequence ATGCGCATCGACGCCTGGAACCACTTTCTGCCGAGCCGCTTCTTCAAGGTGCTGATCGACTCAGGCCTGCCCGATATCGGCAAGCGCATGCGCGAAGTGCCGTGCATCCACGATCTCGACATCCGCAAGAAGGTGGTCGACACATTCCCCGATTATGCGCAGATCCTGTCGCACGGCATGCCGCCGCTGGAAATGCTCGCCAAGGGCGACGGCGCCAAGGTCGAGGAATATGCGCGGCTTATCAACGATGAGTTCGCCGAGATCATCGAGAAGGACCGCGATCACTTCCCCGGCTGGGTAGCGCAGGGCGCGCTCGGTGCGCCGGACGCCGGCGTCGCGGAAGCGCGGCGCGCGATCAAAAACGGCGCGCTCGGCGTGCAAATCTACACCAATGTCGCCGGCGTGCCGCTCGACGATCCGAAGTTCGAGCCGTTCTTTGCCGAGATGGAAAAGCTCGACAAGCCGATCTGGATGCATCCCTCGCGCGGCGCCAACTTCCCCGATTACGCCAGCGAGAAGACCTCCAAGTATGAAATCTGGTGGGCCTTCGGCTGGTCTTACGAGACCGCCGCGGCGATGGCGCGCCTCGTGTTTTCCAAGATCATGGACAAGTATCCGAAGCTGAAGGTCATCAGCCACCATTTCGGCGGCATCGTGCCGATGGTGGAAGGCCGTATCGGTCCCGGCTGGGACCAGCTCGGTTCGCGCACCTCAGGCGAGGACCTCGGCAAGCTGCTCGGCGAACTCAAGCACCGCCCGCTCGATTACTTCAAGCACCGCTTCTACGCCGATACCGCGACCTTCTCCTCGCGCGCTGGCGTCGATATCGGCCTGTCGTTCTTCGACCACGACAAGATCGTGTTTGCCTCGGACTGTCCGTTCGACCCCGAGAAGGGCACGATGTACACGCGCGACGCCATCAAGTTCATGGACGAGGTCGACCTGCCGAAGGCCACCAAAGAAGCGATCTGGCACGGCAATCTCGAACGCATGACCGGCACGAAGCTGGTGAAGTAA